A window of Natrinema sp. HArc-T2 genomic DNA:
CTAAACCCGGCATCCGTTCTAGGTTAGCAGATTGCACAGCCATCTGATTGGATGGCGTTGTGACGAGCGGTCTGAGAAATCCGGTGGATGATGTGACCTACAAAGCACCGAATTCAGTACTTGTGAATCGAATTCGAAGAGCGTTCCCCTGTTTCCCCCTGATGAATTGCTCGAGCGTGCACGCACAACGAATACTGGTCCAACGCGAACGGAAACTCGACATTGTCGCGCTGTTCTACACGCTTTCACTCGGTTTCGCCGCCGCGATGGCACTTCCTAGTACCATTGCTACCTCGCTGGCTTCGTCCGCTGTCAGGCCAAACCACTCATCGTCGCTGTCACTGCTGTCCGCGGAGATGAACCAAAGAGCGACGGTGGTCAAGCGACTGCTCAACCACATCGTATCCCTTCCATTCGACATTGCTGGACTCCTCGCTGATCGTGACTGATTCGATCGCCGTGTTTGCCAACCGATAAAATGTGAGAATTTATTCCCATGGTACGCTAAACACATATTTATAATATTTCAGATAAGTTGTTATGTGCGAGAGAGTGCCTACTCTGTATGGGTCTTCGAGATTTCCATCCGGCTGTTCTTGCAACAGCACTTGCAACGTTCGTTTCCTTCCTCGGAATCGGGGTTGTCGATCCGATTCTGCCCAGTATCGCGCGTGAGATGGGGGCATCCCACTTCATGGTGATGTTTCTGTTCACGAGCTACCTCTTGGTTATGGGGCTCGCTAACCTGGTTGCGGGCGCGCTTGCCACACGATTCGGAAGCAAAAACACGATGCCCCTCGGAATTGCAACGGTTGCCGTTTTCGCGGGGGCTTGTGCGTTCGTGTCGACGATCGAATCCTTGTCGATTCTCCGTGGCGTCTGGGGACTCGGAAACGCGCTGTTCACCACGACGGCACTCGCTATCATCGTCGGTGTCGCTGGCGGGTGCAGTGAGGGAGCTATCACACTCTACGAAGCGGCACTCGGCTTTGGAATCGCCTGTGGGCCGCTTCTCGGTGGCTTGCTCGGCGCACAGTCATGGCGACTGCCGTTCGCTGGGACCAGTATCCTGATGATCATTACGTTCGGGTTCGTCATCGCCACAGTCTCCGAACCAGACACCGAACGCCAGCAGGGGATTCGCGATGTCGTCGGGACGTTCCGCCACACGGGCGTATTTACGAACGCAGTTATCGGCATGCTCTACACCTTCGGCTTCTTCACGTTGCTCGCGTACACGCCGCTCATCATCGGTCTCGGTACGGTTCAAATCGGTCTCGTGTTCTTCGCCTGGGGACTGTTCGAGATCGTCGGGTCGGCCATCCTCTCGCCACGTCTAAACCAACGATTCGGGATGCCTGAGGCCACCAGTGGCGCGCTCGTCGTCGGTGTCGGACTCGTTGTCCTCTTGGGTCGGCTCAGTGAGTTTCGTTTCTCCACCCCGGACCCAGCTACCAACCACTGATACTCTCTAATGCCTAGAGTTGAGGAACGATTCGGGCAGAAGAAAAGTACAACTTGGACAGGACATAGCCAGCACTGAACGGTTTAGCGAATCTAAGCTCTCTCTGAGCAGGTTGGCGAGTTGCATAGACACTTCTTGACACCTGCTCGTTCCTCAAACTCTCATCTAGACAGTGCCGACTCAGTGAAAGTTCGCAAATCTGTTACGTCAGCAGTCTTCGATAGTGCGTCGAGAGCTCGGTCAGCGCCATCTTGCCGCCGTTGGGCGTGTGTCTGGAGTTGTGACTCGTCCAGCGTTGGTAGGACAACCATCGCTTCTTTCCGATTCGCTTCGAGAACGCGGTCAACCTGTCGGACGGTGCTGAGTTCGTGTCCGAGTCGCGCGAAGTGCCGGCGATGCAAGTCATCGACGCCAGCAAGCGTTGCTCCCAAGACGGCAGCACCTTTACCAAGACTCCCTGCCGTCTCATCCAAAAACGTCGCTGGATCGTAATCCGCCGGTTCGGCTGACGTGTATACACGGGCAAATGCTTCCGTGATGGTTCCGAGAACCGTTGTCAGTATTTCGAAACAGTCACTGGACGGAGCGTCGGGTATCGAGTGGAGTGAAGAGAATGCGACCGAATACAGGTAGTCACCAGCGAGCAGCGCCGGTGCGGGTTCTAACGTGAGTGAGTGGAGCCCTTTCCCGGAGAGGGTAACGAATAATCGACTCCGAAGGCGGACGTAGCCGCGGAGCAGTTCGACTCCTGTTGCAGCTGGTAGGACGGTCTCGAGGTCTCGAGTGTCTGTCAGCGAGGCGTATGCGTGTCCCACCAGTTGGCCGTACCACCTGTCGCAGGGTTCCTGTAGAACCTCACGGATAAGTGGGAGCCCGGCTTCTTCTGTGTCACTGAGCACTGTCTCTAACTGACGGTTGATTTGTGACGAGGAGAGTGGCGCTGGATCAGTCATCGCCTGCCACCTCGACACTGGTTTCACCGAGGTCGACTCGGGATTCGGTCAGATTACTTTCGCGCCACGTGCCACGTCGATACCATGCGTAGGCGATGATTGCTCCCGCAATGTTCGAGATAGCGAACGACAGCCAGATACCACTTTCTCCGAGCGGGCCCGCAGTGAGCCACGCGATCGGGAAGCGGACAACACCGAGCGTCAGCACTGAGATCGCCGCTGCAGTGAGCGTCTTTCCGGCACCACGGAAACTGCCCGTGTACGCCCGCATAATGCCCATGAACCCGAACGTCAGCGCGACGTACCGGATGAACTCTGCACCGATATCGACTACCTGGGCGGCGTGCGCTTGGTCAGCACCGACGAACGCCGAGACGATGGGTTCTGGAAACAGGAAGGCGGCGATTCCTGCGATCGTGAGGACCCCGAAGAGTACTTTCGCGGCCAGCCCTGCCGCTTGTTCTGCTCGGTCTGGTTTATCAGCCCCTATATTCTGGCCGGTCATCGTTTCCACGCCACGGGCGACGGCGAGGGCAGGGAGGAAGGCAACCGAGAAGACACGCGTACCGATACCGTACGCAGCTACGACTGTGTCCGGGAACATCGCAACGATGACCAACAGCAGGTTCATCGAGATCGCTCGGCCAGTACCTTCGATGGATGCCGGCAAGCCGATGCGAACGAGGCGGCGGAGATACGAGGGGTCAGGGGCCATATCGTGGAGGTTGATTTGGACACCACGGTTTCCGCGGAACATGATTGCTAGACCAACAATCAGTGCGAGCGCACGCGAGAACACGGTGGCGATAGCCGCGCCCTGAATGCCGAGTTCCGGGAACGAGAGCGTGCCGACAAGCGGGGCGTTCTCGACAATTGTCCACCCGAAGATCAAGAACGGATCGATGACAATGTTGAGCACCACCGACCCGAACATGACGAGCATCGGCGTGATCGTGTCGCCGTATCCCCGCATGAGTGCGATGAATACAGCGAACCCGAACATAAACAACAGGCCGAGAGAGATGACTTCCATGTAGCTGGTCGCCAGCGGCAGCACATCTTGCGAGGCGCCCAGCAGGCCGAGGAAGGTGTCGACGCCGACGTAGCCGATGCCGCCAAGAATGACTGCGGCGATAGCGGCGAACGTCACCGTCTGCGAGGCGGCGTACTCGGCTTCGCGTTCTTCGTCTGCACCGGTAAACTGTGCGACGAGGACGCTGCCGGCGACGGAGATTCCCATCCCGAGAGAGATGAGCAGGAAGACCATCGGGAACGCGAAGCTGATCGCTGCCAGGGCATCCGTGCTGTACTGGCCGAGCCAGAAGGTATCCGCGAGGTTGTACGCGGTCTGGAAGAGGTTCGTCACGACGATCGGCATCGACAAGAAAAAGAGGGGCTTGCCGATGCTACCCGCGGTGAGATCGAACTCCTCGGGTCCCTTGAACAAAGATCGAATGCGACTTCGAACTCCCATTAATGGGTCGCCTCCGATAGCTCGTCTGCGAGAAAGTGTGTCTCAGCGTACTGTGTGATCGCCTCATAGGATCGCTCGAATGACTGATCGATAGCTACACGCCGCGTATGTGCTCCCGTGATAGCTGTGATAAGGAACTCGGCAGCGACGGCGGGCTTGACCGTTTCATTGAACTCGCCCATCTCGACACCAGCCGTGATGATCTCCCGCGCCCGTTCGAAGAGCAAATCATCGAAGCTGACGAGTCGCGTCTGGATCGCGTCGTTGTACGGCGCTTGCGCTGTCACTTCGAGTAGCGCGGTTTGGTACTCTTGGGCAGGCGCAGCTTCTTCGTCAGTGAGAGCCGTTTCGAGGAGCGTATAGAGTTGGTCACGCGGCGTGCCACCGTCGACTGCGGGAAGCTGCGCAGTGTATCGTTCGTACAGAAAGTCGAGAAACTCGAGGAAGAGGTTCTCTTTGCTGTCGTAGTAGTAGTGGATGGCTGCTTTACTCCGGTCTGCCTCGTCAGCGATGTCTTTGAGAGTGAGATCGGCGTATCCGTGCTGGCAGAGTGCCCGAGACGTCGCCTCGAGAATTTCAGTAGCTGTATCATCGTCCATATCGGGAAGCACGCATACTTACTAACCGATTAGTCAAAAGGGTTTGGAACGCAACGCTCTCAAGAGAGGTCATCGGTTTTCACCTATGTAGACGTCTACACCGACACCGTCCGAAGTGATACTATCTGACGAGTGGGTCAAAACTATTATCTGCGGCCCACATCAGTACTCGTACGATGGCCGATACGCCGACAGAGGCCGAACCCGATCCACACGAGGAGATCATGCGCGCAACGTACCGCGCACTTCGTGAGCACGGATATGCCGATCTCACGATCAAGCGTATCGCCGATGAATACGGAAAGTCAACCGCTGCAATCCACTACCACTACGACACGAAGGACGACCTGCTGACAGCATTTTTGGATTTCATTCTCGATCAGTTCAAGGACACGGTTCACGAGGTCGAGACGACAGATCCCGAGCAGCGACTCGAGTTGCTACTCGACAAACTGCTCGTCAATCCCAAGGACCATCAAGACCTTCTCGTCGCCATACTGGAGATGCGGAGTCAAGTGCCGTACAACGACCAATTCCGCGAGCGGTTTCAGCAAAACGATGAGTACGTTCAGTACCTGATCCGCACAGTGATCGACCAAGGGGTCAAGACAGGCGTGTTCGACGATGTCGACACTGACCACGTAGCCCAAGCGCTCATGATAATCGTCGACGGCGCGCGGACACGAGCGGTTGTGTTCGACGAAGAAGATTCGCTCGAGACAGCGAGGCGAACCGCAGCAGAGTACGTGACCGCCGCTCTAGTCGCTGATGACTGAGTACCAGTCGTAAGTCCGTAGAATGATTATTATCGACCGTCCCCTTCCTCGAGTCGCTCCCGATCGATGTCATCGATCGGCTTCGTACACCACTGGCAGAACTCGAGGTCGGAATCCAGTTCCTTTCCGCAATGAGGACAGGGTGTCGACTCCGCTGCGGCAGGATCGACCGCGCTTGGAACACGCTGAGAGCGCGCGAGCAGGTACGCGTCCAAGATGCTGAGGCCGATAACGAGGAACAGCGGTGCGACAACCAACGCCTCCTCGAGTCCACCGTTTCCGGTCACAAACGCGTCGAGCGCAGTCGGATCGACGAACAGTGTGGTCACGACGAACGAAGCAGCGAGCCATCCGAGCGCACGACGCCACCGCCGAAGGTAAAGGTGACCGAGCCCGGTAGCGAGCATCGCGAGTAGCATCGCGAGCCACGGTCGTTTCTGCGATGTTGACTGAGCCATGTCACTAACTAATCGATTAGTAAGTATAAGCCTTCTCCTGTCGGCATTCGCCAGTCATCTTCAATTGTCACCCAGGCCGTGTGACAGTCTTGTGTCAGAATCCGTGATCTGCCGAACAGGCTGAAACGCGAGCGCTGCAATCGCGACCTCTAGTCCACCAGCTACGAGAAATGCCGGTAGGTAGCCGTACAGCTCTGTAACGGTTCCACCGATGAGAAATCCGCTCAACATCCCGAGACTACCGAACACATTGAATCCGCCCATCGCTGCACCACGCTCCGTCGCCGGTACGATATCAGTGACAAGTGCCATTGTCGTTGGTGAGACAAGCGCCCCACAGACACCGACGAGTACCGTCAGAATTGCTGCGGCCACGTAAGTAGGCGAAAGTACGACGGCGATGATCGTCACTCCATATAGCAGTGATCCGACAACGACTGGCAGGAATCGCCCGATTCGATCCGAGAGCGATCCGACTGGATACTGTAATACTGCAAACGGAACGAAGAATAACGCAAGCGTGAATCCCGCTGTTGCAGCATCGATATCGAATGTATCTCTGAAGTACGCAACACCGGTTAACGCAAAGAATCCCGCAGTCAAGCGATCGATGTATCCGAATGCGAACGGCACAAGTAAGATCGGGTACGATCGGACTCGATCGGACTCGATCGACGACTGTATCGACAGGGGCCCACCACCGACACTCCGGTCGGGGATCGTCGCAGCGAGGGCAGCCGAACCACCGAGGAGTATTGCACCCCCGTATAGTGGCGCAAGCGGATCAACCGTGGTGAGTTGCCCACCAACGACCGAGCCGAGTGCCGCACCGAGTCCGATAGCTGTCCCTGCTGCACCCATGTTTCGACCGTGTCCACCTGAGCGATCCATTAGCATCGTGATCGACAGCGAGAACGCACCAATGGTAAACGCACCACCGGCGACTCGCAATAGCAACACAACACCGAACCCGAGACTAACATGAGGAGCGACTGCAACCGCCAAGTAACTTACAGCACCGCCCGTCGCGCCCAAGACGACCGACGGTGTTCGAGACCCAAGAGAATCACTGGCGACACCCCACAAAACGGCACACAGAACAAATGCGCCAAACTCAGCGACTAGAAACCACGTTCCGGCGAGAATGCTCTCACTGCCACCCAGCGCCGAGACCGTTTCGTCAAGCCCCGGATAGAGAAACACCTGCGAGACGAGAACACTCCAGACGACAAGCGAAAGTCGGGATCGATCACTCATAGAGACGAGGCTATCTACGTGGATGCGGCCAGATCATCTGTGTGTCCCATGTTCGATCGAGTATACCTGTTCGAAGAGTCACTAGCGAACAGGATGAGGAGTGTCGCTGACATACAAGTAATTACTCAGTTAGTGCAAAAAGTTTCTCATCGAGAGCGCCAGAGCGAGACAGAAGCGACGAATTCGTATATTTCCGTCTGGAGAATCCCCACACGAGCTTCGACGGTATCATCAAGAAGAAGAAAGACTAACCAAACCGTTAACTCTTGCAATCCCTGAATCAGGGTATGGATCTCTCTGTTGTCGATCTGTCTCCCGTTCCGAACGACGGGACCGCGAGTGACGCGTACGCGAACACCGTTGAGGCCGCTCAACAGGCTGAAAAGCTCGGATACTCTCGGTTCTGGGTGGCCGAACATCATAGCATGGCAGACACTATCGCCGGGACGACGCCCGAAGTGCTGCTTGGACACCTCGCCGCTGAAACAGAATCGATTCGACTTGGATCAGGGGCAGTGCTACTCAACCACTACAGCCCGTTCAAAGTCGCCGAACAGTTCGGCGTACTCGATTCACTCGCACCAGGTCGTATTGACGCGGGCCTTGGCCGGGCTAATGGATCGCCTGCGGCAGATCAAGCCCTCGGAACAGACCGACACATCCAGAATCCCGATGAAGATCATGCAGAGAAGATCGAAGCCGTCGTCAACCACCTCTATGACGACTACCCTGACGGACATCCCTACAGCGACCTGCAGATACCGCGTTCGGGCGAGGACGTCCCCACGCCATGGGTGCTCGGGTCAAGTCCATCAAGCGCTGCGATCGCAGCTGAACTCGGGCTCCCATACTGCTTTGCGGCGTTCATTCGACCGCAGCTGGCAACCCGCTCGTTCGAGACGTATCGCGAACAGTTCCAGTCGTCGTCACTTGCCGGTAGTATCGGCGAGCCACAAGGTATGATCGCTGTGAACGCAGTCTGTGCAGAGACCGATGAAGAGGCGGCACGACTCCGAGCCGTGGCCGAGGCGTCATACCAGCGTATGCAACGCGGGGTTGTCGGCACGAGACCGTCCATTGAAGAGGCTATCGACGAATTCGGTGGCGTTCCAGAGCCGACGCCCGCAACACTCACTGCTGATGAATGGCCACGAGCGATTTCCGGGAGCCCGGAGACGATTTCATCACTTCTTGAACGACTCACGGAACGCGTCGGCGTTGACGAAGTGATGATTCAACACATCCACGCAACCCATACGGATGCGTTCCGTTCGCACGAACTGATTGCTGAGGGCATCGGACTCACGTGAAGACGGATGGCTTGCTTGGATACAACTCTGCAATTGGATTCTTTCAGCTTGCAAAGGCAATGAATACTAAATTTGTTTATTCCTCCCCTGTGATTTATAAATATGCAAGCTTATCCCGGACAAAACTGCGACAAAGACCCGGAGGAACGATCTAATCGCTGCAGCAACTGCGGCAAGAGAAAACAGTGGATTAGCCAAGGCCACCACAGCGAAATATACGCCTGCCTATACTGCAATTGACTTTCACTGAGTCAATTAGTGACATCCACCTCACGTAAACGACCACGGGTCAGGTGACCGTGGCTTTTGTAACTCTATCAGTCTATCTTTCTACAAGGAGAGGTACGAAACACGCCCGGGCGTCGATCTTGCAGACGTTACGAGTGTCCAGCAAGTCAGAGTCGTCTGGAACGGCGATGAAACGCTCTCTACCCGGAAAACGCTGTGAAAAAGGATAGACACTATTTCTGCCACGTCGAATGCGACACGGAAGGTGATGACGGCCCATCGAAGAAAGCAGAATGGACGCGGAAGAAGAAAGAGCAGCATCGCCGACATTCGCTTCACGCATTAACGCGAGACATCGTGGAGCAGTGTACTATTCGTGGTGTTGGTGAAATCGCTGTAGAACACCCGGAAGACATCCGTGATGATGCTGAATGGGGTCGCCACGGGAACAAGAAGTTCCACGATCGACCGTTTGACACGATCATCGGCATGATCGAGTACAAAGCCGAAGAGCACGGGATCAGCGTCGAGCGCGTTGATGAATCCGGGCTCCGAACGTCGAAGACGTGCTGTGCGTGCGGGATGGAAGCATCTGCGAATCGCGTGGAACGTAGACTGTACGTCTGTGACGAGTGTGGATTAGTGGCGAACGGGATCTGAACGCTGCGGAGAATATGCGAGCGACGGTACTCCGAGTCCTGAAACGGATAGGAGACGGCTGTTTGGCGCAGCCAGCAGTCCGCCTGTTCGACAAATACACCGGCAGGGTAGCGGGCCGAGAACAGGTCGCCGACTGCAAACCATACTATCCCAACGATCGGGAATCCTACGGCTTCAGCCGTAGGAGGACTTCAAAGTGAGGAGGAGGTCACACTAGACGGTGACGGTGCGACCTATCGCACACTATCACTCCATAAAAAATAATCATAGATATAAAACATGAGCGATTGATTATATATACAAGTACGTTGCCAGCACGAATGCGATGATATCCACGAACGAACAGCAAGTAGCGATTCCGGATGGTCTCGCATCATCACAGGCTAAACTCGTCTACCTCTCCCTCTTCGTGATGGAGAAGGCGACCGTATCTGAGATCCAGCAACTGTTAGAGTTGCCCAAGCTCACGATTCTTCCAATTATCAGATCGCTCGCCGCAAACGACCATATCAAGCGTACGGAGGACGGCTATGCTATCTAAGGAATGCCGAACTCTTGCCGGCGAGCAATCGAGCTACATCACCGGCAAAGTCAGTGACATTAATGGGGGTATCGACCTATGATCCCTCAGCCAATCCACAAGGGAAGCGGCCAGCAAGCTACCCGAATGACACATTCCCGAAAACCATTGCGACCGACACTGGATGGTGATTGCGAATGACGGCGCATCGTCAATCTTCAGCTGGACAGACAGATCGCGTGGCGATTATCGGTGCCTCAATGACTCAGTTCGGACAACGCGAGGGGGAATGGGTAATGGATCTCCTCGCGGAAGCCGGAATCAAGTGTCTCGAGGACGCAGGCGTCGACGCAGACGACGTCAAGCACCTCTATGTCTCGAATATGACCAGCGGTGAGTTCGAAGGGATGACGGGGGTGATGAACGCGCTGGCACACGACCTAGACATGATGCCGGCATACACCCAGCGAGTCGATCAGACGAGTTCGAGCGGCGGAGCCGGGATCTACGCCGCCTGGCAATCGATCAAAAGCGGAGCCAGTGACATGACCTTGCTCGTCGGCGGTGAGAAAATGACTCATACAACGACCGGCGAGTCGACCGACATCATTGCGTCAATCGGTCATCCCACGGAGTACAAGACCGGCGTCACGCTCCCATCGTTTGCTGGCCTCACAGCGCGCCATTATCTCGAACGATTCGACGTGCCCCGGGAGAGTTTGGCGAAAGTGGCGGTCAAAAACCACAAAAATGGCGTCGACAACCCCAACGCCCAGTTCCAGAAAGAAGTCGATCTCGAGACGGTGTTGGAGTCACCGATTATCGCCGATCCGCTCCGTCTCTACGACTTCTGTCCGGTGACGGATGGCTCGGCCGCGCTGCTTTTCTGCCCCGAATCGGTCGCCCGGAAGTACACGGACGACTACGCCGTGATCGCAGGTGTCGACGGAGCAACAGACACGCATGTCGTCCATGAGCGTGCGGATCCAACCGTGATGGGAGGCGTCGTGAAGAGCGGGAACGGCGCCTACGAGATGAGCGGCTACGGTCCTGACGATATCGATGTCGCAGAACTCCATGACATGTTCACTATCCTCGAGTTCCTCCAGATGGAAGGACTCGGGTTTGCCGACCAGGGGGAAGCCTGGCAACTTGTCGAAGACGGATACACAGAGAAAGACGGTGAACTTCCGGTCAATACGTCTGGCGGCCTCAAGTCGAAGGGTCACCCGCTCGGTGCGAGTGGCGTCGCACAGGGCGTCGAGATCTACGAACAGCTCGTCGGCGAGGCCGGCCCACGACAGGTCGACGCGGATGTCGGCCTCTGTTGTAACGTCGGCGGCTTCGGTAACTGCGTGATCACCACCATCATGGAGGCAGCACAATGACGATGGACGCGATCCGATATGAGAACGGTACGATCAGCTATCCCGGCCACCCGCGCGGTCCCGGTGGCTCGAATCCGGCGGAAACGATCGATCTCAGCGAATATACCGCTGAAGTCGTCACCTGGACGACCAGCACCGCGACGCCGCCCGGCGTCCGCGAACCGAACTACCTCGCGATCGTCGAGTTCGACGTAGAGGGTGAATCCGTCCGCGCGATCGGCCAGTTGACCACCGATGATGTTGAAACAGGTGATGAGGTCCGCCCTGTCCACGTCGACGAACTCCGCGAACCCGGCGCTGGCATTCGGGAACCCGAGAGTCAAGACTGGGACGGCTACCGGTTCACACCTGTGTGAGTTGGCTGGCCGCAATAATCGGAGGCTTTGTGTGAAGTATCTCGGGGACAAGCCCCGAGACTTCGCCGTGTAGACCGCACATCCCAATCAAGGCACGCGGTTGCAGTCGAATTTAATTCACCTCGACTTCTCTTATGAATTGTCTGGAAGTAACACCTGAACACCCGGTGTGTCCGTGAAGGTCGGTCGCTCCGCCACGACCCGACAGTACCCATCTCACTACGTCAAGAGCGTGTGGGTTTTGAGAGGCGCCGCATTTCCACGGTCGAAGCCAAACTCAACGAGGATGAGCGAACTGACCTCAAGTCCGGCAGCATCCATCACGGTCTCCTTTGACAGTGCCCCTAACGGTGTTTTAGGTGAGTCTGATCAGTTAAACTGACCAGTATTACTCGTTGATAGCGTCGAGTTTTTCCTCTCAAGGAATAGTCTCACGTCCAGTCGATACAACTGGTGTTCTACATTCTGCCTTGCTGTAATCGGGATTACCATCTACGATACGCTACTTCTGACAAGAGGGATCCACATCGGTATTGCGACACGATGACGGCATGCCCAAGTCACATCACAGTCTGATTTTCAGAGTGGTCGGTCTAAGAAAACGGAAGTGCTAGAAATCCATACCCCACTCGCGGAGAATATCCTCGGCGTCGTCTAAATTTTGCATCCCGGCGAGATAGATCGCTTCCCGAGCATCAAGCTTGTAAAGGTCATCGTCAAATCGGTCCTCGAGCTCGCGGCGTGCTTGTTTCTCGTTGTCCTCGGTATCCTGATAGACGAACAATTGGTGCACACCCCCATCGCGATCTTCTTTGACTGAGTCTCGAACGACTATTCGCGGTAAGTCTGATCGGTCAAACTGACGGGTATTACTGCCAGACGGCGTCGGGTTTTCTTCCTGATCGATTTGGCCAGCCTGGCCAGTATTACTGGCTGCATCTTTTTGCCCATCAGTCTGGTCAGACTGACCAGTACCACCAGTATTACTAACCACATTTTCTTGTTCTTCTGACTGGCCAGTAGTACTGGCTTCTGTTTCCTGCTCCTCTGATTGGTCACTCTGCTCAGTCTCGTCAGCAAACGGGTTTTGGCCACCAGATTTCATGCTGTGACCTCTGTCGTCGCAAATTGATCGGCAATGAACTCGGCTAGCTCGTCGAACTTCTCGAGCGTCGGTTCTTCGTAATCGCGAAGATCGCGGTAGTCGTCGTTCTCCGCGAGTTCGTAGATCGACACTTGGTTGTCCCACGCGTCACCAAGCATCGACCCACGCTCGCCAATCGACACAGGGGCGATCGGCAGTGACTCCTCCTCGAGTGCACTGAGATATTTCTGGTTCACGTTTGTCCCCTTGACCTTGTTCGGGACGGTACCGAGAACACCGACGTCGATATCTCCGAGTTCAGCCTCGAGGCCACTCACCACATCACGGAGGCCCTGAACACTCCGCTCGCCTTTCGGAGATGGTTCGAAGGGGATGAGGAGATTCGACGTTGCGTAAACCGCGTTGTACAGGTGTTGCCCCTCAGACGCTGGTGGATCAATGATGATAACGTCGTACTCCGATGGGACACCCGCGTCGACGAGGACCCGTCGGAGCTGCTTTTCCTTCTCGAACTCCCCCTCGAGGCTCGTCTGGTCCTCGAGTTCCTTGGCCGTCGCGAGGAGATCAGCAAGGTTGCCGAGATTATTGTGACTCGGAACGAGATCTACGCCTTCAGTCGACTGGATGAGGTCATGGAAATCGCCTCGTGGTCGGTCAACCATGTGGAGGACGAGATTGTCGGCTTCGCTGTCGGCCTTCCGATCATCGAGACCGAAGTGATTGGTGAGGCCGCCATCCTGCGGATCCATATCGATTCCGAGAACCTTCATCCCTTGATTCGCGTGCGCACGCATGAGGTTAGCCGCAAGCGTCGTCTTTCCGACGCCACCCGCCTCGGACCAGACTGTATACGGAATCATACACGCTAAGCAGATGGTCTCCTTATATAAAAATACTATCCAGACAAGACAGTGTTGCTGGACAGTAATACTACACAGTATTACTAGCCACACTTTATAGCCACTTCTGAATGCTGGCGCTGTTACGGAGAAGTTTTTATTGAGAGAGACAACTGTACAGCGGAAATGGCAGATCTGTATTTCGAAAATCTCGAGGAAGGCCAACGACGAGAACTCGGTAGTTATACTGTCCCAAAGGATGAAATGATGGAGTTCGCACGACGGTACGATCCGCAGCCGATCCACGTTGACGAGGAGGCTGCTCGGGACTCCATCTTTGGTGGGGTAATCGCGAGCGGTTGGTACA
This region includes:
- a CDS encoding LLM class flavin-dependent oxidoreductase encodes the protein MDLSVVDLSPVPNDGTASDAYANTVEAAQQAEKLGYSRFWVAEHHSMADTIAGTTPEVLLGHLAAETESIRLGSGAVLLNHYSPFKVAEQFGVLDSLAPGRIDAGLGRANGSPAADQALGTDRHIQNPDEDHAEKIEAVVNHLYDDYPDGHPYSDLQIPRSGEDVPTPWVLGSSPSSAAIAAELGLPYCFAAFIRPQLATRSFETYREQFQSSSLAGSIGEPQGMIAVNAVCAETDEEAARLRAVAEASYQRMQRGVVGTRPSIEEAIDEFGGVPEPTPATLTADEWPRAISGSPETISSLLERLTERVGVDEVMIQHIHATHTDAFRSHELIAEGIGLT
- a CDS encoding MarR family transcriptional regulator, with protein sequence MISTNEQQVAIPDGLASSQAKLVYLSLFVMEKATVSEIQQLLELPKLTILPIIRSLAANDHIKRTEDGYAI
- a CDS encoding zinc ribbon domain-containing protein, which produces MEQCTIRGVGEIAVEHPEDIRDDAEWGRHGNKKFHDRPFDTIIGMIEYKAEEHGISVERVDESGLRTSKTCCACGMEASANRVERRLYVCDECGLVANGI
- a CDS encoding thiolase family protein, whose translation is MTAHRQSSAGQTDRVAIIGASMTQFGQREGEWVMDLLAEAGIKCLEDAGVDADDVKHLYVSNMTSGEFEGMTGVMNALAHDLDMMPAYTQRVDQTSSSGGAGIYAAWQSIKSGASDMTLLVGGEKMTHTTTGESTDIIASIGHPTEYKTGVTLPSFAGLTARHYLERFDVPRESLAKVAVKNHKNGVDNPNAQFQKEVDLETVLESPIIADPLRLYDFCPVTDGSAALLFCPESVARKYTDDYAVIAGVDGATDTHVVHERADPTVMGGVVKSGNGAYEMSGYGPDDIDVAELHDMFTILEFLQMEGLGFADQGEAWQLVEDGYTEKDGELPVNTSGGLKSKGHPLGASGVAQGVEIYEQLVGEAGPRQVDADVGLCCNVGGFGNCVITTIMEAAQ
- a CDS encoding ParA family protein, producing the protein MIPYTVWSEAGGVGKTTLAANLMRAHANQGMKVLGIDMDPQDGGLTNHFGLDDRKADSEADNLVLHMVDRPRGDFHDLIQSTEGVDLVPSHNNLGNLADLLATAKELEDQTSLEGEFEKEKQLRRVLVDAGVPSEYDVIIIDPPASEGQHLYNAVYATSNLLIPFEPSPKGERSVQGLRDVVSGLEAELGDIDVGVLGTVPNKVKGTNVNQKYLSALEEESLPIAPVSIGERGSMLGDAWDNQVSIYELAENDDYRDLRDYEEPTLEKFDELAEFIADQFATTEVTA
- a CDS encoding OB-fold domain-containing protein yields the protein MTMDAIRYENGTISYPGHPRGPGGSNPAETIDLSEYTAEVVTWTTSTATPPGVREPNYLAIVEFDVEGESVRAIGQLTTDDVETGDEVRPVHVDELREPGAGIREPESQDWDGYRFTPV